A region of Oryzias latipes chromosome 18, ASM223467v1 DNA encodes the following proteins:
- the polr2a gene encoding DNA-directed RNA polymerase II subunit RPB1, translated as MHGPPSGDSACPLRTIKRVQFGIISPDELKRMSVTTEGIKYPETTEGGRPKLCGLMDPRQGVIERSGRCQTCAGNMTECPGHFGHIELAKPVFHVGFISKIMKVLRCVCFFCSKLLVDSNNPKIKDILTKSKGQPRKRLTHVYELCKGKNICEGGEEMDNKFGVEQQDTEEDITKEKGHGGCGRYQPRIRRSGLELFAEWKHVNEDSQEKKILLSPERVHEIFKRISDEEDLILGMDPKFARPEWMIVTVLPVPPLAVRPAVVMQGSARNQDDLTHKLADIVKINNQLRRNEQSGAAAHVIAEDVKLLQFHVATMVDNELPGLPRAMQKSGRPLKSIKQRLKGKEGRVRGNLMGKRVDFSARTVITPDPNLQIDQVGVPRSIAANMTFPEIVTPFNIDRLQELVRRGNSQYPGAKYIIRDNGDRIDLRFHPKPSDLHLQIGYKVERHMCDGDIVIFNRQPTLHKMSMMGHRVRILPWSTFRLNLSVTTPYNADFDGDEMNLHLPQSLETRAEIQELAMVPRMIVTPQSNRPVMGIVQDTLTAVRKFTKRDVFLERGEVMNLLMFLSTWDGKMPQPAILKPRPLWTGKQIFSLIIPGHINVIRTHSTHPDDEDSGPYKHISPGDTKVIVENGELIMGILCKKSLGTSAGSLVHISYLEMGHDITRLFYSNIQTVVNNWLLIEGHSIGIGDSIADAKTYLDIQNTIKKAKQDVIEVIEKAHNNELEPTPGNTLRQTFENQVNRILNDARDKTGSSAQKSLSEYNNFKSMVVAGSKGSKINISQVIAVVGQQNVEGKRIPFGFKHRTLPHFIKDDYGPESRGFVENSYLAGLTPTEFFFHAMGGREGLIDTAVKTAETGYIQRRLIKSMESVMVKYDATVRNSINQVVQLRYGEDGLAGENVEFQNLASLKPSNKAFEKKFKFDCTNDRALRRVLQEDVVKDVMTNAHVQSVLEKEFDKMKEDREILRAIFPTGDSKVVLPCNLARMIWNAQKIFRINPRTPTDLNPLRVVEGVQELSKKLIIVNGDDPLSRQAQENATLLFNIHLRSTLCSKRMTEEFRLSTEAFDWLLGEIETKFNQSIAHPGEMVGALAAQSLGEPATQMTLNTFHYAGVSAKNVTLGVPRLKELINISKRPKTPSLTVFLLGQAARDAERAKDILCRLEHTTLRKVTANTAIYYDPNPQNTVVAEDQEWVNVYYEMPDFDVTRISPWLLRIELDRKHMTDRKLTMEQIAEKINAGFGDDLNCIFNDDNAEKLVLRIRIMNSDENKFQEDEEVVDKMDDDVFLRCIESNMLTDMTLQGIEQISKVYMHLPQTDNKKKIIITEDGEFKALQEWILETDGVSLMRVLSEKDVDPVRTTSNDIVEIFTVLGIEAVRKALERELYHVISFDGSYVNYRHLALLCDTMTCRGHLMAITRHGINRQDTGPLMKCSFEETVDVLMEAASHGECDPMKGVSENIMLGQLAPAGTGCFDLLLDAEKCKYGMEIPTNIPGISVAGPTGMFFGSVPSPMSGMSPAMTPWNTGATPAYGAWSPSVGSGMTPGAAGFSPSAASDASGFSPGYSPAWSPTPGSPGSPGPLSPYIPSPGGAMSPNYSPTSPAYEPRSPGGYTPQSPGYSPTSPSYSPTSPSYSPTSPNYSPTSPSYSPTSPSYSPTSPSYSPTSPSYSPTSPSYSPTSPSYSPTSPSYSPTSPSYSPTSPSYSPTSPSYSPTSPSYSPTSPSYSPTSPSYSPTSPSYSPTSPSYSPTSPSYSPTSPNYTPTSPSYSPTSPSYSPTSPSYSPTSPNYTPTSPNYSPTSPSYSPTSPSYSPSSPRYTPQSPTYTPSSPSYSPSSPSYSPTSPKYTPTSPSYSPSSPEYTPTSPKYSPTSPKYSPTSPKYSPTSPTYSPTTPKYSPTSPTYSPTSPTYTPTSPKYSPTSPTYSPTSPKYSPTSPTYSPTSPKGSTYSPTSPGYSPTSPTYSPAISPDDSDEENN; from the exons ATGCACGGACCGCCCTCCGGCGACAGCGCATGCCCACTGCGCACGATCAAGAGAGTACAATTCGGCATCATCAGTCCCGATGAGCTT AAACGGATGTCAGTCACCACTGAGGGGATCAAATACCCCGAGACAACAGAAGGAGGACGTCCTAAACTCTGTGGCCTTATGGACCCAAGACAAGGGGTGATCGAGCGCTCCGGGAGATGTCAGACATGTGCAG ggaACATGACAGAATGTCCTGGCCATTTTGGGCACATAGAATTGGCAAAGCCCGTTTTCCACGTCGGGTTCATATCAAAGATCATGAAGGTTCTCCGGTGTGTCTGCTTCTTCTGCTCCAAGCTGTTGGTGGACTCG AATAATCCCaagatcaaagacattttgacaaaatCCAAAGGCCAGCCGAGGAAGCGATTAACCCATGTTTATGAGCTGTGCAAAGGCAAAAACATCTGTGAAGGAGGGGAGGAAATGGACAACAAGTTTGGGGTGGAGCAGCAGGACACCGAGGAGGACATTACCAAGGAGAAG GGTCACGGTGGCTGTGGACGCTACCAGCCTCGCATTCGCCGCTCCGGCTTGGAGCTCTTTGCCGAGTGGAAACACGTCAACGAGGATTCGCAGGAAAAGAAAATCCTGCTGAGTCCAGAGCGCGTCCACGAGATCTTTAAACGCATCTCGGATGAAGAAGACCTCATCTTGGGCATGGATCCCAAGTTCGCTCGGCCAGAGTGGATGATTGTGACCGTGCTGCCTGTGCCGCCACTGGCTGTGAGGCCTGCCGTGGTCATGCAGGGGTCTGCTCGCAACCAG GACGACTTGACCCACAAACTGGCTGACATCGTCAAGATCAACAACCAGCTGAGACGAAACGAACAGAGCGGCGCTGCTGCGCACGTCATTGCTGAAGACGTGAAGCTGCTTCAGTTCCACGTCGCCACCATGGTTGACAACGAGTTGCCAGGCTTACCAagg GCGATGCAAAAGTCTGGCCGGCCTCTGAAATCTATAAAGCAGCGCCTAAAGGGAAAGGAAGGCCGCGTGAGAGGAAACCTGATGGGCAAACGTGTGGACTTCTCAGCTCGAACTGTCATCACCCCAGACCCTAACCTGCAAATCGACCAAGTGGGCGTGCCGCGATCCATCGCAGCCAACATGACCTTCCCCGAAATAGTCACGCCCTTTAATATTGACAG atTGCAAGAACTGGTACGGAGAGGCAACAGTCAGTATCCGGGCGCCAAATACATCATTCGGGACAACGGAGACAGAATCGACCTGCGATTCCATCCCAAACCAAGTGACCTTCATTTGCAAATTGGCTACAAG gtggaAAGGCACATGTGTGACGGAGACATCGTTATTTTCAACCGACAACCTACACTACATAAAATGTCCATGATGGGGCACAGAGTGCGGATTCTGCCCTGGTCCACATTTCGACTCAACCTCAG TGTCACCACCCCGTACAACGCCGACTTTGACGGCGATGAGATGAACCTCCACCTGCCTCAGTCGTTGGAGACCAGAGCAGAGATCCAGGAGCTCGCCATGGTGCCTCGCATGATCGTCACTCCGCAGTCAAACAGGCCGGTCATGGGTATCGTGCAGGACACGCTCACAGCCGTGCGCAAATTCACAAAGAGGGACGTCTTCTTGGAGAGG GGGGAAGTGATGAACCTCCTCATGTTCCTCTCCACTTGGGACGGGAAGATGCCCCAGCCCGCCATCCTCAAGCCGCGGCCTCTGTGGACGGGGAAGCAGATCTTCAGCCTCATCATTCCAGGACACATCAACGTGATCCGCACGCACAGCACCCACCCCGACGACGAGGACAGCGGGCCTTACAAACACATTTCACCCGGAGACACCAAG GTTATCGTGGAGAACGGGGAGCTGATCATGGGGATCCTCTGTAAGAAGTCTTTAGGAACTTCAGCCGGCTCCCTGGTCCACATTTCCTACCTGGAGATGGGCCACGACATCACCAGACTCTTCTACTccaacatccagactgtggtcAACAACTGGCTGCTCATTGAGG GCCACTCTATCGGTATTGGAGACTCCATCGCTGATGCAAAGACGTACCTGGACATCCAGAACACAATCAAGAAAGCCAAGCAGGATGTGATAGAA GTCATTGAGAAGGCGCACAACAACGAGCTGGAGCCAACCCCTGGAAACACTCtgaggcagacctttgagaaccAGGTGAACCGCATCCTCAACGACGCCCGTGACAAAACCGGGTCCTCGGCCCAGAAGTCGCTGTCTGAATACAACAACTTCAAGTCCATGGTGGTAGCCGGCTCCAAAGGATCAAAGATCAACATCTCGCAG GTCATCGCCGTGGTGGGGCAGCAGAACGTGGAGGGTAAGCGGATCCCCTTCGGCTTCAAGCACCGCACGCTGCCTCACTTCATCAAGGACGACTACGGTCCCGAGAGCAGAGGCTTTGTGGAGAACTCCTACCTGGCAGGACTCACGCCCACAGAGTTCTTCTTCCACGCCATGGGAGGCAGAGAGGGTCTGATCGACACAGCTGTCAAGACGGCTGAGACCG GTTATATCCAGCGCCGTCTGATCAAATCCATGGAGTCTGTCATGGTGAAATATGATGCCACCGTGCGGAACTCCATCAACCAGGTGGTGCAGCTGCGTTACGGCGAGGACGGCCTGGCAGGAGAGAACGTGGAGTTCCAAAACCTGGCGTCTCTGAAACCCTCCAACAAGGCTTTCGAAAAGAA GTTCAAGTTTGATTGCACCAATGACCGCGCGCTGAGGAGGGTCCTGCAGGAGGACGTGGTCAAAGACGTGATGACAAACGCTCACGTTCAAAGCGTGCTGGAGAAGGAGTTTGACAAGATGAAGGAGGACAGAGAGATCCTCAGAGCCATCTTTCCCACCGGAGACAGCAAG GTGGTGCTGCCGTGCAATCTGGCCAGAATGATCTGGAACGCCCAGAAGATTTTTCGAATTAACCCTCGTACCCCGACGGACCTGAACCCGTTGAGAGTGGTCGAGG GGGTTCAGGAGCTGAGCAAGAAGCTGATTATTGTGAACGGCGATGACCCTCTGAGTCGACAGGCTCAGGAGAACGCCACCCTGCTCTTCAACATCCACCTGCGCTCAACGCTCTGCTCCAAGCGCATGACGGAGGAGTTCCGCCTCTCCACGGAAGCTTTCGATTGGCTGTTAGGAGAGATCGAGACCAAGTTCAACCAGTCCATC GCCCATCCAGGCGAAATGGTCGGCGCGCTCGCCGCCCAGTCTTTAGGAGAGCCGGCCACACAGATGACCCTGAACACCTTCCACTACGCCGGCGTGTCGGCCAAGAACGTGACTCTGGGTGTGCCCCGTCTGAAGGAGTTGATCAACATCTCCAAGAGGCCCAAGACGCCTTCGCTCACCGTCTTCCTGCTGGGTCAGGCGGCACGCGACGCCGAGAGAGCCAAGGACATCCTGTGCCGACTGGAACACACCACGCTGCGCAAA GTGACGGCCAACACCGCCATCTACTACGACCCGAACCCGCAGAACACGGTGGTGGCCGAGGACCAGGAGTGGGTGAACGTCTACTACGAGATGCCCGACTTCGACGTGACTCGGATTTCCCCGTGGCTGCTGCGCATCGAGCTCGACAGGAAGCACATGACTGACCGCAAGCTGACCATGGAGCAAATCGCCGAGAAGATCAACGCAG GTTTTGGGGATGACCTGAACTGTATTTTTAATGACGACAACGCGGAGAAGCTGGTGCTGCGAATCCGAATCATGAACAGCGATGAAAACAAGTTCCAGGAG GATGAGGAGGTGGTGGACAAAATGGACGACGACGTGTTTCTGCGGTGCATCGAGTCCAACATGCTGACGGACATGACTCTGCAGGGCATCGAGCAGATCAGCAAG GTCTACATGCACTTACCCCAGACGGACAATAAGAAGAAGATCATCATCACCGAGGACGGAGAGTTCAAGGCCCTGCAGGAGTGGATCCTGGAGACGGACGGCGTGAGCCTCATGAGGGTGCTGAGCGAGAAGGACGTGGATCCCGTCAGGACCACGTCCAACGACATCGTGGAGATCTTTACG GTTTTGGGGATCGAGGCCGTGCGGAAGGCGCTGGAGAGGGAGTTGTACCACGTCATCTCCTTTGACGGTTCCTACGTCAACTACCGCCACTTGGCTCTGCTCTGCGACACCATGACCTGCCGCGGCCACCTGATGGCCATCACGCGTCACGGCATCAACCGGCAGGACACGGGACCGCTCATGAAGTGTTCCTTTGAGGAAAcg GTGGATGTGCTGATGGAGGCGGCGTCCCACGGCGAGTGTGACCCCATGAAGGGCGTATCGGAGAACATCATGCTGGGCCAGTTGGCCCCAGCGGGGACGGGCTGCTTCGACTTGCTGCTGGATGCAGAGAAGTGCAAGTACGGCATGGAGATCCCAACAAACATTCCTGGCATCAGCGTAGCCGGAC CCACTGGAATGTTCTTCGGCTCCGTGCCGAGCCCCATGAGCGGGATGTCTCCTGCCATGACGCCTTGGAACACAGGAGCCACTCCAGCCTACGGCGCCTGGTCCCCCAGTGTCG GAAGCGGCATGACTCCCGGAGCTGCTGGTTTCTCCCCCAGCGCGGCGTCGGACGCCAGTGGATTCTCTCCTGGTTACTCCCCCGCCTGGTCTCCCACTCCTGGTTCCCCAGGATCCCCGGGGCCGCTCAGTCCGTACATCCCATCTCCAG GCGGAGCGATGTCACCAAACTACTCGCCCACCTCACCCGCTTACGAGCCTCGTTCCCCAGGAGGCTACACCCCTCAGAGCCCCGGCTACTCCCCGACCTCCCCATCCTACTCCCCGACCTCCCCCTCCTACTCCCCCACCAGCCCCAACTACAGCCCAACCTCTCCTTCTTACTCACCCACGTCTCCCAGCTACTCCCCGACGTCTCCTTCCTACTCGCCCACGTCCCCCTCCTACTCCCCTACATCCCCCTCCTACTCCCCTACGTCCCCCTCCTACTCTCCAACGTCTCCCTCGTACTCTCCCACCTCCCCGAGCTACAGCCCAACGTCGCCGAGCTACAGCCCCACATCCCCCAGCTACTCGCCCACATCCCCTTCTTATTCCCCCACCTCACCCTCTTACTCCCCCACATCTCCGTCCTACTCCCCTACCTCCCCATCCTACTCCCCCACCTCTCCTTCGTACTCACCCACCAGCCCAAGCTACAGCCCCACGTCCCCGAACTACACCCCTACGTCGCCCAGCTACTCCCCAACGTCTCCTTCCTACTCGCCCACGTCTCCCTCTTACTCCCCAACGTCTCCTAACTACACCCCAACCAGTCCCAACTACTCCCCTACCTCTCCATCCTATTCCCCCACTTCTCCATCCTACTCCCCCTCCAGTCCGCGCTACACCCCGCAGTCGCCCACCTACACGCCCAGCTCCCCCTCATACAGCCCCAGTTCTCCCTCATACTCGCCCACCTCGCCCAAATACACCCCCACTTCACCGTCGTACAGCCCGAGCTCTCCCGAGTACACCCCCACCTCGCCCAAATACTCCCCCACTTCACCGAAGTACTCCCCAACGTCACCCAAATACTCGCCGACCTCTCCCACCTACTCCCCGACGACTCCAAAGTACAGCCCCACGTCTCCCACCTACTCCCCCACATCCCCCACGTACACCCCCACCAGCCCCAAGTATTCCCCAACCTCCCCCACCTACTCCCCAACCTCCCCCAAGTACTCCCCCACATCCCCGACATACTCGCCAACTAGTCCCAAAGGCTCCACCTACAGCCCCACCTCCCCCGGCTACAGCCCCACCTCCCCCACCTACAGCCCGGCCATCAGCCCCGACGACAGCGACGAGGAGAACAACTGA